A genomic segment from uncultured Erythrobacter sp. encodes:
- a CDS encoding AAA family ATPase: protein MAIVLDEQVNAPPLDDEDFRKAFQEAWKIVKADSNEEYFANLHEVECKTPEFLVDPFIPLGALTMLDGHPGQGKSLVTTQLAAAVSSGGQFAGRHNVRKGRVLFMAPEDDADRVLRPRLEAHGAKLNGIRFMATPHCLDEYGRELLRKELTDYPAQLVVIDPLPPFLAPDTNSYKATEVRGFMQPLALLARELNIAILIVRHLRKGSGDLAIEAGQGSMDFIAAVRSGLIVFPHPVDPSTRVLAHPKANWSATGPSLTFEICPSPSGSVPTIKWLAELDETADQIRQGSEKLKVDEMAAARITALLTPLPMKARDAINRLLSEGYSDRTIDRAKKIAGVISGKGPGAEWKLK from the coding sequence ATGGCGATCGTGCTTGATGAACAAGTCAACGCACCGCCACTTGATGACGAAGATTTCAGGAAAGCGTTCCAAGAAGCTTGGAAGATTGTGAAGGCTGATAGCAATGAGGAATATTTTGCGAACCTTCACGAAGTTGAATGCAAAACTCCCGAATTTTTGGTCGATCCGTTTATACCGCTTGGTGCGTTGACGATGCTCGATGGTCACCCCGGCCAAGGTAAATCGTTGGTGACCACACAATTGGCAGCGGCAGTCTCAAGTGGTGGCCAGTTTGCTGGAAGGCATAACGTGCGGAAGGGGCGTGTTCTTTTTATGGCACCCGAGGACGATGCTGATCGCGTCCTTCGGCCACGCCTTGAGGCGCATGGGGCCAAACTCAATGGCATCCGATTCATGGCCACCCCTCACTGCCTCGATGAGTATGGACGCGAGCTGCTTAGAAAAGAGCTGACTGATTATCCGGCACAGCTAGTGGTGATTGATCCTTTACCTCCCTTTTTAGCGCCAGACACAAACTCCTACAAAGCGACGGAAGTTAGAGGATTTATGCAACCGCTTGCTCTGCTTGCCCGTGAATTGAACATCGCCATCCTAATTGTGCGGCACTTACGGAAAGGGAGTGGTGATCTCGCGATTGAGGCGGGTCAGGGTTCAATGGACTTCATCGCGGCTGTGCGGTCAGGCCTCATAGTCTTTCCACATCCAGTAGACCCAAGCACAAGGGTCTTAGCGCACCCCAAGGCCAATTGGTCAGCGACAGGGCCATCACTGACATTTGAAATCTGCCCAAGCCCTAGCGGCTCTGTGCCGACGATTAAGTGGCTCGCCGAACTCGACGAAACAGCCGATCAAATCAGACAAGGCTCGGAAAAGCTGAAGGTTGATGAAATGGCGGCGGCTCGAATTACTGCACTTCTCACACCACTTCCGATGAAGGCGCGGGATGCGATTAATCGTCTTCTATCTGAGGGGTACAGTGATCGAACCATCGATAGGGCAAAAAAGATTGCGGGCGTTATTTCCGGCAAGGGACCGGGCGCGGAGTGGAAATTAAAATGA
- a CDS encoding DNA-primase RepB domain-containing protein: protein MVPFQYRPLALGRWNHTAVRVATRFLTTLWDYESDAYTFLMTRGAAGWNTHSVNGDRAPEIAEILEQFSPEQHDVYFCPYAFSRPERRKEFALPTKYAHCDIDDADPNGYSPKANILWRTSPGRHQGIWIWNDTAPGLIAEQYSKNLVYRCGGDLGGWSVTKLLRLPGTINHKPDYDNPFVKLVALNSEPQALPPVLSKHVSMKALPEVVSVNLDGVSANDVMRKYRRAVGLSARTLMTAKRMMMADRSKAIFMIISGLVQAKATDSEIAAVLLVNVYFLDKHGPDIDVAEQEIARVRAKLEAGQ, encoded by the coding sequence ATGGTTCCCTTCCAATATCGCCCACTCGCTCTGGGTCGCTGGAATCACACAGCTGTTCGGGTTGCTACCAGGTTTCTGACGACACTTTGGGACTATGAATCTGACGCCTATACGTTTTTGATGACCCGAGGCGCTGCCGGTTGGAACACGCACTCGGTCAATGGTGACCGTGCGCCTGAGATTGCCGAGATCCTTGAGCAGTTCTCTCCAGAGCAGCACGATGTCTACTTCTGTCCCTATGCCTTTAGCAGGCCAGAGCGTCGTAAGGAATTCGCGCTGCCGACAAAGTATGCTCATTGCGACATCGATGACGCTGATCCAAACGGCTATAGTCCGAAAGCCAACATTCTTTGGCGCACATCACCCGGTCGGCATCAGGGCATTTGGATTTGGAACGATACAGCGCCCGGCCTTATCGCTGAGCAGTATTCGAAGAACCTTGTATACCGATGCGGGGGTGACCTTGGCGGTTGGTCCGTCACGAAACTCCTTCGCCTTCCGGGCACTATAAATCACAAGCCGGACTACGATAACCCCTTCGTCAAGCTGGTAGCTTTGAATAGCGAACCTCAAGCTTTGCCGCCGGTTCTATCGAAGCATGTCTCGATGAAGGCACTGCCCGAAGTTGTTTCCGTGAACCTGGATGGGGTTTCCGCGAACGATGTCATGAGAAAATATCGGCGTGCGGTCGGTCTTTCAGCGAGAACGCTGATGACCGCGAAACGGATGATGATGGCAGATCGATCAAAGGCGATTTTCATGATCATATCCGGACTCGTCCAAGCTAAGGCAACCGATTCCGAAATCGCAGCGGTGCTTTTGGTCAATGTTTATTTTCTCGATAAGCATGGCCCGGACATTGATGTAGCAGAGCAAGAAATCGCTCGCGTTCGTGCAAAGCTGGAGGCGGGACAATGA
- a CDS encoding AlpA family phage regulatory protein: MTALNSNKILLTRDDLPRLGITLSPSTLLRLEAHGQFPKRLRLGDRSVAWLAHEVLAHVETLASAREAA, from the coding sequence ATGACGGCACTAAATTCAAATAAGATCCTATTGACGCGGGACGACCTCCCGCGCCTCGGCATTACCCTGTCGCCCTCAACTTTGCTTCGGCTTGAAGCCCACGGCCAATTTCCCAAGCGCCTGCGCCTTGGGGATCGATCGGTCGCATGGCTGGCGCATGAGGTTCTGGCGCATGTTGAAACGCTAGCATCTGCGCGGGAGGCGGCGTGA
- a CDS encoding site-specific integrase — protein sequence MDAAVARGAAYQANRILAHVRKLLNWCLERGIVDANPIVGLKAPTKETSRDRVLDDDEIVRLLRACRNEAYPFRQFVPVLLATAQRRSEVAAMRWSEIDFETKQWVIPAERCKNGKAHVVPLSAFALAILSDVPRFLDSDYVFTTTRKSPIGGFSKLLRRLSQTSETFDWRLHDLRRTAASNMARTGVAPHVVEKVLNHVSGTISGVAAVYNRYGYDDEKREALDKWGRLLEGHSERAGWTVR from the coding sequence ATGGATGCCGCTGTCGCGAGAGGGGCAGCCTATCAGGCCAACAGAATTCTCGCCCACGTTCGAAAGCTCCTGAACTGGTGCCTCGAACGCGGCATTGTCGACGCGAACCCAATCGTCGGCTTAAAAGCGCCGACGAAAGAGACGTCGCGCGACCGTGTGTTAGATGACGATGAGATAGTCCGTTTGCTTCGGGCCTGCCGAAACGAAGCTTATCCTTTCCGCCAATTCGTCCCAGTGCTGTTGGCAACCGCCCAGCGTCGCAGTGAAGTGGCGGCAATGCGTTGGAGCGAAATCGACTTCGAAACGAAGCAGTGGGTAATCCCCGCCGAACGATGCAAGAATGGAAAAGCGCATGTGGTTCCGCTCAGTGCGTTTGCGCTCGCTATCCTCAGCGATGTTCCACGCTTCCTCGACAGCGATTACGTTTTTACTACGACGCGGAAATCACCCATTGGCGGGTTCTCAAAGCTGCTCCGTCGCCTGTCCCAAACATCCGAAACGTTCGATTGGCGTCTTCATGACCTGCGGCGAACCGCCGCGTCCAACATGGCTCGTACGGGCGTCGCTCCTCATGTCGTGGAAAAAGTTTTGAACCATGTCTCCGGCACGATTTCCGGTGTGGCAGCGGTCTATAACCGCTATGGGTACGATGACGAGAAGCGCGAAGCCTTGGACAAATGGGGACGACTGCTTGAAGGACACAGCGAACGAGCCGGGTGGACTGTTCGATGA
- a CDS encoding IS3 family transposase (programmed frameshift) yields the protein MKRSRFNEEQIIAILKEQEAGMATAEVCRRHGISSATFYKWKSKFGGLDVSEARRLRSLEEENSRLKKLLAEAMLDNAVLKDLAFKKMVTPGAKREAVAHAREHHGVSERRACALVGVSRRVIRYEPTRPDDGALRQRLRELAAERRRFGYRRLGYLLAREGITPNHKKLLRIYREEGLRVRRRGGRKRALGTRRPMVLPDGPNQRWSLDFVSDSLICGRRFRILCVVDDYTRECLALVADTSLSGARVARELTSLMGSRGKPHTVVSDNGTELTSSAILRWSQERRVEWHYIAPGKPMQNGFVESFNGRLRDECLNETLFTSLAHARFVLAAWRHDYNTVRPHSKLGGKTPAEIAGQRVWGHAPRHVANPSNNHHEGARLYL from the exons ATGAAGCGAAGCAGGTTCAACGAAGAGCAGATCATTGCGATCTTGAAGGAGCAGGAAGCTGGGATGGCGACGGCGGAGGTCTGCCGCCGTCACGGGATCAGCTCGGCGACATTCTACAAGTGGAAGTCGAAGTTCGGCGGTCTGGATGTGTCCGAAGCCCGGCGACTGCGGTCGCTCGAGGAGGAGAACTCCCGGCTGAAGAAGCTGCTGGCCGAGGCCATGCTGGACAATGCCGTGTTGAAGGATCTGGCAT TCAAAAAAATGGTAACGCCCGGCGCTAAGCGGGAAGCCGTCGCCCATGCCCGGGAGCATCACGGGGTGAGCGAGCGTCGGGCGTGTGCATTGGTTGGTGTGAGCCGCAGGGTGATCCGTTACGAGCCGACAAGGCCGGATGACGGGGCTCTGCGGCAAAGGTTGCGCGAGCTGGCGGCGGAGCGTCGCCGGTTCGGCTATCGCCGCCTGGGCTATCTGCTGGCGCGGGAGGGCATCACACCCAACCACAAGAAGCTGCTGCGCATCTATCGCGAGGAAGGACTGCGCGTGCGGCGCCGTGGCGGGCGCAAGAGGGCGTTGGGCACGCGCAGACCGATGGTGCTGCCCGATGGTCCGAACCAGCGTTGGTCGCTCGACTTCGTCTCTGACAGCCTGATCTGCGGTAGGCGCTTCCGCATCCTGTGCGTGGTCGATGACTACACGCGGGAGTGCTTGGCGCTGGTGGCCGATACGTCCCTGTCCGGGGCTCGAGTTGCCCGGGAACTGACCAGCTTGATGGGCAGCCGCGGCAAGCCGCACACGGTGGTCAGCGACAACGGCACCGAACTGACCTCGTCGGCGATCCTGCGCTGGTCGCAGGAGCGGCGGGTCGAGTGGCACTACATCGCGCCGGGCAAGCCGATGCAGAACGGCTTCGTGGAGAGCTTCAATGGCCGCCTGCGGGATGAATGCCTCAACGAGACCCTGTTCACCTCGCTGGCCCATGCCCGGTTCGTGCTCGCTGCCTGGCGGCACGATTACAACACGGTCAGGCCACACTCCAAACTGGGCGGCAAGACCCCCGCCGAGATCGCCGGCCAACGTGTCTGGGGGCATGCCCCCAGACACGTTGCCAACCCATCAAACAACCATCATGAAGGAGCGAGACTCTACCTCTGA
- a CDS encoding Arm DNA-binding domain-containing protein → MLNFPDALAAGAKKTFEIRRFSCSLECHSKGWYMQQALTSKSLDALKPQAKRYEVHDIYCPGMSVRVSATGQKIFSVKFRYGLAQKRMKLGTYPRISLATAREKALDVMRQVDEGIDPTKRRRRVDMKVETVCSEFIR, encoded by the coding sequence ATGCTGAACTTTCCTGATGCATTAGCTGCTGGTGCAAAGAAAACCTTTGAGATCAGAAGGTTTTCATGTTCATTAGAATGCCATTCGAAGGGATGGTACATGCAACAGGCACTTACATCGAAGTCACTCGACGCACTGAAGCCTCAGGCGAAGCGCTACGAGGTTCACGACATCTACTGTCCCGGCATGAGCGTGCGAGTGTCGGCAACAGGACAGAAAATTTTCAGCGTGAAGTTTCGGTACGGACTTGCGCAGAAGCGCATGAAGCTCGGCACCTACCCGCGTATTTCATTGGCTACGGCACGCGAAAAAGCACTCGACGTCATGCGTCAGGTTGATGAGGGGATTGATCCCACCAAGCGCAGGCGCAGAGTTGATATGAAGGTCGAAACAGTGTGTAGCGAGTTTATCCGCTGA
- a CDS encoding HNH endonuclease signature motif containing protein, whose translation MKKWLALDAFEHLGAHSGDRYAWSAQSADGSVTVVTLWEDEIDDDGRFVRADFFDHPKLEVWVKQKRNATRKRHLQHVWEGDRQFRVVMLRADDVDASPRSAAMRWPEDHLTMTLLEYDPQTGAFRAEGTRTGLGGPDADRGWTEAELSACVRAYRELWLAQQAGIKMNKSALRRKVVEVHLSARGAGAYEFRMQNISAVMEELGLPIVQGYLPRKNVGAPKATIIELINREWDREGALEAPTADPEKLETRVLSALQRLSNAEPPPPGSKSVTKVAGSSSQFVRDPNVIAWTLKAANGVCEACDQLAPFKKEGGVSYLEVHHMRPLFQGGPDTTDNTIAACPNCHRRLHHAGDRDTYRRTVIASVVRLVDHPKRKLDM comes from the coding sequence GTGAAGAAATGGCTGGCACTCGACGCCTTTGAACATCTCGGCGCCCACTCAGGTGATCGCTACGCTTGGTCGGCACAAAGCGCCGATGGCTCGGTGACGGTTGTCACACTGTGGGAAGATGAGATTGACGACGACGGCCGGTTCGTTCGTGCCGACTTCTTCGACCATCCGAAACTCGAAGTTTGGGTAAAGCAGAAGAGAAACGCGACCCGCAAGCGCCATTTGCAGCATGTTTGGGAGGGTGACCGTCAATTTCGGGTCGTCATGCTCCGCGCCGATGATGTGGACGCCTCCCCGCGATCAGCGGCCATGCGTTGGCCCGAGGACCATTTGACTATGACCTTACTCGAGTATGACCCACAGACTGGGGCATTTCGAGCCGAGGGAACGCGAACTGGTCTTGGCGGCCCAGATGCAGACCGGGGTTGGACGGAAGCCGAGCTTTCGGCTTGTGTTCGGGCCTATCGTGAACTCTGGCTCGCCCAGCAAGCCGGGATAAAGATGAACAAAAGTGCTCTTCGCCGAAAAGTTGTCGAGGTTCACCTGTCGGCACGCGGCGCGGGCGCTTACGAGTTTCGGATGCAGAACATCTCGGCGGTAATGGAAGAACTCGGCCTTCCAATAGTGCAGGGGTACCTTCCACGGAAAAATGTCGGCGCACCGAAAGCCACAATAATTGAACTTATCAATCGCGAGTGGGACCGGGAAGGCGCGCTGGAAGCGCCCACAGCCGATCCCGAAAAACTGGAAACTCGTGTGCTGTCAGCGTTGCAAAGGCTCAGCAACGCAGAACCCCCACCGCCAGGTTCGAAGAGCGTTACGAAAGTCGCCGGATCCTCAAGTCAGTTCGTCCGCGATCCGAATGTTATCGCTTGGACCCTCAAAGCGGCAAACGGCGTTTGCGAGGCCTGTGATCAGCTTGCGCCGTTTAAGAAGGAAGGTGGCGTTTCATACCTTGAAGTTCACCATATGCGGCCACTCTTTCAAGGTGGGCCAGACACCACTGACAACACCATTGCCGCATGTCCCAACTGCCATCGCCGCCTTCATCATGCAGGAGACCGGGATACCTATCGGCGGACAGTGATTGCGTCGGTAGTCCGGCTTGTAGATCACCCAAAACGCAAACTCGACATGTAA